The Budorcas taxicolor isolate Tak-1 chromosome 5, Takin1.1, whole genome shotgun sequence genome includes a window with the following:
- the LPAR5 gene encoding lysophosphatidic acid receptor 5, with protein MQANSSANECPDYQPTHHLHLVVYSVVLAAGLPLNALALWVFLRALRVHSVVSVYMCNLAASDLLFTLSLPLRLSYYARHYWPFPDFLCQLAGAVFQMNMYGSCIFLTLINVDRYAAIVHPLRLRHLRRPRVARLLCLGVWALILVFAVPTILAHQPSSCSRDGRDVFLCFESFSDELWKGSLLPLLLLAEALGFLLPLAAVVYSSGRVFWTLARPDATRSQRRRKTVRLLLASLVIFLLCFVPYNATLAVYGLLRGEVVPASSEARKKVRRVLMVMVLLAGANCVLDPLVYYFSAEGFRNTLRGLSAPLRGKTLAAKGAQEALAEPLTETAHASALTTASQGQLQPSDPRSSFTPSHEDSSF; from the coding sequence ATGCAAGCCAACTCCTCGGCCAACGAGTGCCCGGACTACCAGCCCACCCATCATTTGCATCTGGTGGTCTACAGCGTGGTGCTGGCGGCCGGGCTACCCCTCAACGCGCTGGCCCTCTGGGTATTCCTGCGCGCGCTGCGCGTGCACTCGGTGGTGAGCGTATACATGTGCAACCTGGCGGCCAGCGACCTGCTCTTCACCCTCTCGCTGCCCTTGCGCCTGTCCTACTACGCGCGGCACTACTGGCCCTTCCCGGACTTTCTGTGCCAGCTGGCCGGCGCCGTCTTCCAGATGAACATGTACGGCAGCTGCATCTTCCTGACGCTCATCAACGTGGACCGCTACGCCGCCATCGTGCACCCGCTGCGGCTGCGCCACCTGCGGCGGCCCCGCGTGGCGCGGCTGCTCTGTTTGGGCGTGTGGGCACTCATCCTGGTGTTCGCCGTGCCCACCATCCTGGCGCACCAGCCCTCGTCCTGCTCCAGAGACGGCCGCGACGTGTTCCTGTGCTTCGAGAGCTTCAGCGACGAGCTGTGGAAGGGCAGCCTACTGCCGCTCTTGCTGCTGGCCGAGGCGTTGGGCTTCCTGCTGCCCCTGGCGGCCGTGGTCTACTCGTCGGGCCGCGTCTTCTGGACCCTGGCGCGGCCCGACGCCACGCGGAGCCAGCGGCGGCGGAAGACGGTGCGCCTCCTGCTGGCGAGCCTGGTCATCTTCCTGCTGTGCTTCGTGCCCTACAACGCCACGCTGGCCGTGTACGGGCTGCTACGCGGTGAGGTGGTGCCCGCCAGCTCCGAAGCGCGCAAGAAGGTGCGCCGGGTGCTGATGGTCATGGTGCTGCTGGCCGGTGCCAACTGCGTGCTCGACCCGCTAGTGTACTACTTCAGCGCCGAGGGCTTCCGCAACACCCTGCGCGGCCTGAGCGCCCCGCTCCGGGGCAAGACCTTGGCCGCCAAAGGGGCTCAGGAGGCGCTCGCCGAACCGCTTACCGAGACTGCCCACGCCTCTGCTCTGACCACAGCCAGCCAGGGGCAGCTCCAGCCCTCCGATCCCCGGTCATCCTTCACCCCGTCCCACGAGGATTCGTCCTTCTGA
- the ING4 gene encoding inhibitor of growth protein 4 isoform X1: MAAGMYLEHYLDSIENLPFELQRNFQLMRDLDQRTEDLKAEIDKLASEYMSSARSRSSEEKLALLRQIQEAYGKCKEFGDDKVQLAMQTYEMVDKHIRRLDTDLARFEADLKEKQIESSDYDSSSSKGKKSRTQKEKKAARARSKGKNSDEEAPKAAQKKLKLVRTSPEYGMPSVTFGSVHPSDVLDMPVDPNEPTYCLCHQVSYGEMIGCDNPDCSIEWFHFACVGLTTKPRGKWFCPRCSQERKKK, encoded by the exons ATGGCTGCGGGGATGTATTTGGAACATTATCTGGACA GTATTGAAAACCTGCCCTTTGAACTGCAGAGAAACTTCCAGCTCATGAGGGACCTGGACCAAAGAACAGAGG ACCTGAAGGCTGAAATTGACAAGTTGGCCAGTGAATATATGAGTAGCGCCCGCAGCCGGAGCTCTGAGGAAAAATTGGCCCTTCTGAGACAGATCCAGGAAGCCTATGGCAAGTGCAAGGAGTTTGGTGATGACAAGGTGCAGCTTGCCATGCAGACGTATGAGATG GTGGACAAACACATTCGGCGACTGGACACAGACCTGGCCCGCTTTGAGGCTGATCTGAAGGAGAAGCAGATTGAGTCAAGTGACTATGACAGCTCTTCCAGCAAAGGCAAAAAGA GTCGGactcaaaaggagaagaaagctgCCCGTGCTCGTTCCAAAGGGAAAAACTCCGACGAAGAAGCCCCCAAGGCCGCCCAGAAGAAGTTAAAACTTGTGCGCAC AAGCCCTGAGTATGGGATGCCCTCAGTGACCTTTGGCAGTGTCCACCCCTCTGATGTGTTGGATATGCCTGTGGATCCCAACGAACCCACCTATTGCCTTTGTCACCAGGTCTCCTACGGGGAGATGATTGGCTGTGACAACCCTGAC TGCTCCATTGAGTGGTTCCACTTTGCCTGTGTGGGGCTGACCACCAAGCCTCGGGGGAAATG GTTTTGCCCACGCTGCTCCCAAGAAcgaaaaaagaaatag
- the ING4 gene encoding inhibitor of growth protein 4 isoform X2, with amino-acid sequence MAAGMYLEHYLDSIENLPFELQRNFQLMRDLDQRTEDLKAEIDKLASEYMSSARSRSSEEKLALLRQIQEAYGKCKEFGDDKVQLAMQTYEMVDKHIRRLDTDLARFEADLKEKQIESSDYDSSSSKGRTQKEKKAARARSKGKNSDEEAPKAAQKKLKLVRTSPEYGMPSVTFGSVHPSDVLDMPVDPNEPTYCLCHQVSYGEMIGCDNPDCSIEWFHFACVGLTTKPRGKWFCPRCSQERKKK; translated from the exons ATGGCTGCGGGGATGTATTTGGAACATTATCTGGACA GTATTGAAAACCTGCCCTTTGAACTGCAGAGAAACTTCCAGCTCATGAGGGACCTGGACCAAAGAACAGAGG ACCTGAAGGCTGAAATTGACAAGTTGGCCAGTGAATATATGAGTAGCGCCCGCAGCCGGAGCTCTGAGGAAAAATTGGCCCTTCTGAGACAGATCCAGGAAGCCTATGGCAAGTGCAAGGAGTTTGGTGATGACAAGGTGCAGCTTGCCATGCAGACGTATGAGATG GTGGACAAACACATTCGGCGACTGGACACAGACCTGGCCCGCTTTGAGGCTGATCTGAAGGAGAAGCAGATTGAGTCAAGTGACTATGACAGCTCTTCCAGCAAAG GTCGGactcaaaaggagaagaaagctgCCCGTGCTCGTTCCAAAGGGAAAAACTCCGACGAAGAAGCCCCCAAGGCCGCCCAGAAGAAGTTAAAACTTGTGCGCAC AAGCCCTGAGTATGGGATGCCCTCAGTGACCTTTGGCAGTGTCCACCCCTCTGATGTGTTGGATATGCCTGTGGATCCCAACGAACCCACCTATTGCCTTTGTCACCAGGTCTCCTACGGGGAGATGATTGGCTGTGACAACCCTGAC TGCTCCATTGAGTGGTTCCACTTTGCCTGTGTGGGGCTGACCACCAAGCCTCGGGGGAAATG GTTTTGCCCACGCTGCTCCCAAGAAcgaaaaaagaaatag
- the ACRBP gene encoding acrosin-binding protein — translation MRHLAAGSFLSLLRVLLLPLAPAPAQDSASTSTPGSPLSPTEYERFFALLTPTWKAETTCRLRATHGCRNPTLVQLDQYENHGLVPDGAVCSDLPYASWFESFCQFTQYRCSNHVYYAKRVRCSQPVSILSPNTLKEVDSSPEVLPPTTATSPMSSHITATERQVFQPWPERLNSNVEELLQSSLSLGGQEQGQERKQQQGQEHKQEQGQEHKQEEGQEQEEQEEEQEEEKQEEKQEEKQEEKQEEGQGTEEALDSASRLQADPEPKFRSELVSSNPFSFTPRVREVESTPMLMENLQELIRSAQEMDEMNDMYDGETIWRSQSPGSLLQLPHVEALLTLCYSIVENTCVITPTAKAWQYLENEILGFGISVCDSLGRRHVAACTLCDFCSLKLEQCHSEANLQRQQCDSSHKTPFVSPLLASQSMTIGTQIGSRKSGRFYGLDLYGGLRMDFWCARLATKGCEDNRVASWLQTEFLSFQDGDFPTRICDTEYVQYPNYCAFKSQQCMMRNRDRKVSRMRCLQNETYTVLTPDKSEDLVLRWSQEFSTLTLGQAG, via the exons ATGAGGCATCTCGCCGCAGGGTCCTTTCTCTCACTCCTGAGGG TGCTGCTCCTGCCTCTGGCACCGGCCCCAGCCCAGGACTCCGCCTCGACCTCCACGCCGGGCAGCCCCCTGTCCCCCACGGAGTATGAGCGCTTCTTCGCACTGCTGACCCCTACCTGGAAGGCGGAGACCACCTGCAGGCTCCGTGCCACCCACGGCTGCCGGAACCCCACCCTCGTCCAGCTAGACCAGTATGAAAACCACGGCCTGGTGCCGGACG GCGCAGTCTGCTCCGACCTCCCTTACGCCTCCTGGTTTGAGTCCTTCTGCCAGTTCACCCAGTACCGTTGTTCCAACCATGTCTACTACGCCAAG AGGGTCCGGTGCTCCCAGCCAGTCTCCATCCTCTCACCCAACACCCTCAAGGAGGTGGATAGTTCACCCGAAGTGCTGCCACCCACCACGGCTACCTCCCCCATGTCCTCCCACATCACAG CCACCGAACGACAGGTCTTCCAGCCCTGGCCTGAGCGGCTGAACAGCAATGTGGAGGAGCTGCTCCAGTCCTCCTTGTCCTTAGGCGGCCAGGAGCAAGGGCAGGAGCGCAAACAGCAGCAGGGGCAGGAGCACAAGCAGGAGCAGGGGCAGGAGCACAAGCAGGAGGAAGGGCAGGAGcaagaggagcaggaggaggagcaggaggaggagaagcaggaggagaagcaggaggagaagcaggaggagaagcaggaggaaggCCAGGGCACAGAGGAGGCTCTGGATTCAGCGTCTAGGCTACAGGCAGACCCAGAGCCCAAGTTTCGGTCTGAACTTGTGTCCTCCAACCCTTTCTCCTTCACTCCCCGGGTGCGGGAAGTGGAGTCTACTCCCATGTTGATGGAGAACCTCCAGGAGCTTATCCGATCGGCGCAGGAGATGGATGAAATGAATGACATGTATGACGGGGAGACCATCTGGAGATCCCAGAGCCCTGGCAG CCTGCTACAGCTGCCCCATGTGGAGGCCTTGCTGACCCTGTGCTACTCGATTGTGGAGAACACCTGCGTCATAACCCCGACAGCCAAGGCCTGGCAGTACTTGGAAAATGAGATCCTTGGTTTTGGGATATCG GTCTGTGACAGCCTGGGGCGGCGACACGTAGCCGCGTGTACCCTCTGTGACTTCTGCTCGCTGAAGCTGGAGCAATGCCACTCGGAGGCCAACCTGCAGCGACAGCAGTGTGACAGCTCCCACAAAACACCCTTTGTCAGCCCCCTGCTTGCCTCCCAGAGCATGACCATCGGCACCCAG ATAGGGAGCCGGAAATCGGGCCGCTTTTACGGGCTGGACTTGTACGGCGGGCTGCGCATGGACTTCTGGTGTGCCCGGCTGGCCACTAAGGGCTGCGAAGACAACCGAGTGGCCAGCTGGCTCCAGACTGAGTTCCTGAGCTTCCAGGATGGAGACTTCCCCACCAGG ATCTGTGACACGGAATATGTGCAGTACCCCAACTACTGTGCCTTCAAAAGCCAGCAGTGTATGATGAGAAACAGGGACCGGAAG GTGTCCCGCATGAGATGTCTGCAGAATGAGACGTACACCGTCCTGACTCCGGACAAGAGCGAGGACCTTGTGCTTCGATGGAGCCAGGAGTTTAGCACCTTGACTCTTGGCCAAGCTGGATGA
- the ING4 gene encoding inhibitor of growth protein 4 isoform X3, translated as MRDLDQRTEDLKAEIDKLASEYMSSARSRSSEEKLALLRQIQEAYGKCKEFGDDKVQLAMQTYEMVDKHIRRLDTDLARFEADLKEKQIESSDYDSSSSKGKKSRTQKEKKAARARSKGKNSDEEAPKAAQKKLKLVRTSPEYGMPSVTFGSVHPSDVLDMPVDPNEPTYCLCHQVSYGEMIGCDNPDCSIEWFHFACVGLTTKPRGKWFCPRCSQERKKK; from the exons ATGAGGGACCTGGACCAAAGAACAGAGG ACCTGAAGGCTGAAATTGACAAGTTGGCCAGTGAATATATGAGTAGCGCCCGCAGCCGGAGCTCTGAGGAAAAATTGGCCCTTCTGAGACAGATCCAGGAAGCCTATGGCAAGTGCAAGGAGTTTGGTGATGACAAGGTGCAGCTTGCCATGCAGACGTATGAGATG GTGGACAAACACATTCGGCGACTGGACACAGACCTGGCCCGCTTTGAGGCTGATCTGAAGGAGAAGCAGATTGAGTCAAGTGACTATGACAGCTCTTCCAGCAAAGGCAAAAAGA GTCGGactcaaaaggagaagaaagctgCCCGTGCTCGTTCCAAAGGGAAAAACTCCGACGAAGAAGCCCCCAAGGCCGCCCAGAAGAAGTTAAAACTTGTGCGCAC AAGCCCTGAGTATGGGATGCCCTCAGTGACCTTTGGCAGTGTCCACCCCTCTGATGTGTTGGATATGCCTGTGGATCCCAACGAACCCACCTATTGCCTTTGTCACCAGGTCTCCTACGGGGAGATGATTGGCTGTGACAACCCTGAC TGCTCCATTGAGTGGTTCCACTTTGCCTGTGTGGGGCTGACCACCAAGCCTCGGGGGAAATG GTTTTGCCCACGCTGCTCCCAAGAAcgaaaaaagaaatag